A part of Bubalus bubalis isolate 160015118507 breed Murrah chromosome 6, NDDB_SH_1, whole genome shotgun sequence genomic DNA contains:
- the EXTL2 gene encoding exostosin-like 2 encodes MRCCHICKLPGRVMGIRVLRLSLVVILVLLLVAGALTTLLPNIKEDKMLTLRREIKSQGKPTQDSFTLIMQTYNRTDLLLRLLNHYQAVPYLHKVIVVWNNVGEKGPEELWNSLGPHPVPVNFKAQTTNRMRNRLQVFPELETKAVLMVDDDLLISAQDLVFAFSVWQQFPDQIVGFVPRKHVSTSSGIYSYGGFELQTPGFGNGDHYSLVLIGASFFHSKYLELFQRQPAAVHALLDETQNCDDIAMNFIIAKHTGKTSGVFVKPVNIANLEKETTGGYSGMWHRAEHFLQRSYCINKLVNIYDSMPLKYSNIMISQFGFPYANHKSKM; translated from the exons GTGTTGCCACATCTGCAAGCTCCCAGGAAGGGTGATGGGAATTCGCGTGCTTCGTCTCTCTTTGGTGGTCATCCTCGTGTTACTGCTGGTAGCTGGGGCTTTAACCACTTTACTCCCTAATATCAAAGAAGACAAGATGCTCACTTTGCGTAGGGAAATAAAATCTCAGGGCAAGCCCACCCAGGATTCCTTTACTCTCATAATGCAGACGTACAACAGAACAGATCTCTTATTGAGACTTTTAAATCATTATCAGGCAGTTCCATATCTGCATAAAGTGATTGTGGTATGGAACAATGTTGGGGAGAAGGGACCAGAGGAGTTATGGAACTCCCTAGGGCCTCACCCTGTCCCCGTGAACTTCAAAGCACAGACCACAAACAGAATGAGAAATCGACTCCAGGTCTTTCCTGAACTGGAAACCAAAG cgGTGTTAATGGTAGATGATGACTTGCTGATTAGCGCCCAGGACCTTGTTTTCGCTTTTTCTGTGTGGCAG caATTTCCTGATCAAATTGTAGGATTTGTTCCCAGAAAGCATGTGTCTACTTCCTCTGGTATCTACAGCTATGGAGGTTTTGAACTGCAGACACCAGGGTTTGGAAATGGTGATCATTACTCGCTGGTCCTGATTGGAGCCTCGTTCTTCCACAGCAAATACCTGGAACTCTTTCAGAGGCAGCCTGCAGCCGTCCATGCTTTGTTAGATGAGACACAGAACTGTGATGACATTGCCATGAATTTTATCATCGCCAAGCACACTGGGAAGACTTCAGGGGTATTTGTGAAACCTGTAAACATAgccaatttagaaaaagaaactacCGGTGGCTATTCTGGAATGTGGCATCGAGCTGAGCACTTTCTGCAGAGGTCTTATTGTATAAATAAGCTTGTTAACATCTATGACAGCATGCCCTTAAAATACTCCAACATTATGATTTCTCAGTTTGGTTTTCCATATGCCAATCACAAAAGTAAAATGTGA